A window of Daucus carota subsp. sativus chromosome 2, DH1 v3.0, whole genome shotgun sequence genomic DNA:
TAAGTCTTAAATGTATATAAGTCTCATTATTGTGGGTTTCTGCAATAGGACATAGGTGGTGGTGCTTGGGGAGCTTAAAGTTGAAAAAGTACAATAAAAATCTTAACTTATAAGCTAACTATAAGTTAAGGTTCAAATttgaatttctgaaaatataaaaaaaaaataaaaattggccCATCCTCATCTGTAATTGTGGCTCTGCCACAGTCTGTGATACAACTATAACTGTACGCCCACTAATTATACTGGTAAATGCCTGGAACATAACTCCTAGTATACCACTAAGGATGCAGTCACATAGTTTCTAAGCATCTCTGACATAATTAtctcatcattaaaacatagtGAAGGGACGGAGTTTTATGAGAACACTACATGCTATATATCGTGGTAAAGTACTAGCCAGTAATGTCTCACGCGACTATCTGCAAAGATAGCGTGATCCATCAGGCATCAATGTTCTCCACCTGAATGGTGACTACCCATATACTTCAAAAGATTAATGAAATTGCGTTCACAGAATTTTCCTTGTGCTGCATTCTATCTGCATCTGCTTTAACATCTGTGTGCAACTTTTTAACTCTCTTGCAGCTATTTTATGCCGAGTATCTTCTGATTCCTTTTGTGCGCTAAGAAGCCAACCAACTGGATCCGTATGTGCTTTCACCCTGATGATGTATAATTGGTCTCCTATACCTCGCTCTACTTGCACCAGCTGTCATGAAATGCGCCTTTTAAACAGGCTTGTAACATATTTTGGTTTGGCACTTTTTTTCACTTCTGTGATGTGGACTTGTATTTTTGTAGTTGTTTGGATTGTAATCGGTAAAATTCTGTTGCCTGAATCCGAGAAGTGGAGACTGAGCAACTCTTACTTTGTCATCCTGCAGTTTAATCAACTTGATAAAAACATTTGATATACCAAGAAAAGGGAAACAAAGAGGGAATAACAACGTATACAATATGGCTAGAATTTTAGATTATTGAACTAGTAGATCGGTTGACGTTGTCTGTAGCATTAGCTTACCGGCAGGTAGATTTAAGAAAATTCGGCCACTTTTTAAATTGTTTCCGGGCGTCCTTTGTTGAGCATAATAACTAGGTCGTATTCAATATTGTTGTGAATGACTCCAATATGGAAACTGAggttaatatattataacatgttattaataaataataaaatgtagATTTAGTAGAtggtaaaatatataattgatttttttctaGAAACAATCTACTgaaaatgttttataaaattgtgaAGTAGAGTCTTTATATTTGAAGTGTTTTAGGAAATATAAGAAATACGAATGCATTCCTCTGAATCcatcatattaaattatttttaaatagcaTCAAAATTTGGTTTTTTAATAATCTTAATTGCCGCTAgacttcaaaaaaaatataattttttgatccaataaaatttaattatatttctgATATTTTCGAAATATTTATACCAAACTCACAAAAGAAATTCCAAAAGACCGAGATGCGATAAGTATGAGGTCAAAATCTCTGATTCGGTCAATTTCAAACTCCGTCCACTTGTATTAGAAAACGTTCAACATTTTTCTTTCTTCCCAGCTGTTCTTTCATTATTACACGGACCTCACACATTCTATGCATCTCTCTCCATAAAACCCCTTCTTTCTCCACCTTTCCCCTCTCTCAAACCCACCCCGAATTTATAAAACCATGCCACCACAACTCCACCCCACCGCCGCCACAAGCACGGCGATCACCGTCCATCGCGCGGCGGCGAAGCCACGGCAACCACCGCCGGAAAACACGACGAGTCCTAAACTCACCACATCTCTTTACCAAACCGAAATAGGCCTGTTTGCTCTTACATGGTCCAAGAATGTGATGAGCCGCTCCCTCCACGTGCACTACACCTCCCACGACGTCGTTTCGGACCAGAGCTTTCCTTCTTTCACCCTCCACCTCAAACCTTTCCTTTTCTGGAAAAAACACGGATCGAGAAAACTAGCCGTTTCCCCCAGCCCTCACGCGAAAAACCCTCGCATTTTCTACGACTTCTCGAACGCCAAGTTCGGGTCAAGACCCGAACCCGAGTCCGGATTCTACATCGCCGTCGTCTTAGACGGAGATATGATCCTCCTCATCGGAGACTCCCCGAAACAAGCCTACTCGAGAACCAAatcatcgtcatcatcatcaacatcaaaccctaaccctaaccctaatcaaTCGATGATTCTGAAGAGAGAGCACGTGCGTGGCGCACACAGAGTATACGCAACCAAAGCCACATTCGGCGACAAAACACGCAACATTCTCGTCGATTGCAGACTGGTCAATAACAAAAGCAGCCTCATTCTCACCATAGACAACAAACGCGTGCTCCGAATTAAACATTTAGAATGGAAGTTTCGCGGAAACGAGAGAATCCAAGTCGACGGAATTCAAATACAAGTCTCGTGGGACGTTCACGACTGGCTATTCGATGAGAAAGACAAAGACGACGGCCACGCATTATTCATGTTCAAATTCGAGAAGCTCGGATTTTCCGACGACGATGATGATTCGAGTAGTTTATGGTCGCAGCAACGGCAGTCGTGCGGGATTGGATATGAAGCGAGGAAGTTGAAGAAGGGAGTGCTGACGAGCTCAACGAGTAGCTGTTCGTCTTCTTCGTTGTCGTCGGCTTCTTCGAATTCTGTTATGGAGTGGGAGAGTATTGAAGAGAATCAGCTTAAGCTTCCTTCTGGGTTTTCGCTATTGCTCTATGCTTGGAAGAATTGATGAGGAAGTGTAATTCTTtggtaattatttatttttttgttgaattttttacAAGGAACGGATTAGTATTCCATTACAGATCAATGTATAAGCTACAGATTGGGTTCATTTGCTTACAATTAAATCAGCAGTTttgttgaataatattgttgctTGCTTGCTCCCATTTATACATaagattaaagtagataatcaAAAATAACAAGTTTTGTGAAAACCAGCtcttttaaaatccattaaataaatattttaatatttatatacagatatataaatatatcgagTTTTTTTTAGTGTACGTTCATAGGATGTTTTCTAGCATGTGTTTACAACTTTACCTGCATACACAGGTGCGGtgcggatctaggaagaggcgTGGGGACACGTGCTcttactaaattttttttttacattttttcattattcgaaattttgcaaaaatatagGAGTGTctccataaaatttaaaaatatataagtgtttccgaaaatttgcttggtgctcTCTTAAAATTTAAATCCGAGATCCGCTCCTGCCTACACCAACAATCAATTTTTAGTCGGGTGATgattttttattgatttcaatttcataataataatgaatttgaagtacataaaaattttaatcaataaatttatttaaaaattactatTAACATGTGccctaaattttatatatcaccagaAGAGACTAAAGTGGTGGTGACCGGTGAGCACGGGCAATTAGCAGCTAGCAAAAGCAAGGCAGGCAAGAGATACAGGCGTTCAAATAAAGAATAACTCGAGAAGAAGAAGTTTgaataatgaaataaaaaagTCATTAAAGCAGAAAAGTAGATAAAGAAAAATAGGAGCCGGGGCTAGTACAAAAGACGCCAGCCGAGATTCACATGCATGTGTTGTGGTTTGGTCGGTTGGTTTTATATTCCCAATCATAATCAACCCAACTCATGCCAGTCTCCTTGTCACCGTAATCATCATCTTACAACTCATGCCACACCCCTGCCCTGCACGGTGGAACAACATATTCACAGTTATAATACTccttccatctcaaattagatgagaTGAGGTAGTTGACTTCAGGCACGCACTTTAAGATGACAGCATAgctacattatttatttttaaaattttatttttacaaataaaagtttaaatatgaattttttgtttacaaaaaggaaattagaaaaataaatttcggaactagacggtcaatacaccttaaattacgtgcccaaaatcaactagctcatctaattt
This region includes:
- the LOC108206189 gene encoding uncharacterized protein LOC108206189; its protein translation is MPPQLHPTAATSTAITVHRAAAKPRQPPPENTTSPKLTTSLYQTEIGLFALTWSKNVMSRSLHVHYTSHDVVSDQSFPSFTLHLKPFLFWKKHGSRKLAVSPSPHAKNPRIFYDFSNAKFGSRPEPESGFYIAVVLDGDMILLIGDSPKQAYSRTKSSSSSSTSNPNPNPNQSMILKREHVRGAHRVYATKATFGDKTRNILVDCRLVNNKSSLILTIDNKRVLRIKHLEWKFRGNERIQVDGIQIQVSWDVHDWLFDEKDKDDGHALFMFKFEKLGFSDDDDDSSSLWSQQRQSCGIGYEARKLKKGVLTSSTSSCSSSSLSSASSNSVMEWESIEENQLKLPSGFSLLLYAWKN